The Arachis ipaensis cultivar K30076 chromosome B05, Araip1.1, whole genome shotgun sequence nucleotide sequence ttttccttgtcttGCGTTCGCCTCGGTCAtgtgtccgcgtcatatgtgttctgcttaaggcacgtgtccgcgtcagtcacgcgttcgcgtcgctgtcttttcgcactgggcacgcggctgcgtcgtccatgcgttcgcgtcgctgccagtttcttcaaaaactccattttgtgctttccttccatttttgtatgtttcctttccatcctttaagtcattcctgccttaggagatctgaaactactcaacacacaaatcacggcatcgaatggtaataaagggtgattaaaataattaattttaaagcataagaaacatgtatttcacatatatcacataataaggatgggaaagtaaaaccatgcaattttcatgaataagtgggtgaaggattgaataaatctcttgaattgagcacaatatatatcataaaatatgggtttatcaacctccccatacttaaacaatagcatgtcctcatgctaagtccaagataaagaataaggtaaggttaaagtggtggaatctcatgcaatgcgatctatcctaaatgcaactacctaaaggagtcatgcaattctaatttttatttacttgtatataaaacttacatgtagttaaattaattcacattctcaaggaatcatatatgcatagccaaccttagataatgttaagacacttttacaattgagatggataaaaatatttttcaaacttgcaagaaaattaataatttaagcagagatatatggtgatgagctattgaaccctcactggattctgtgtttactctctagtcactcagtgtttattgggttaattcattttattcttctttttatccttactttctataactttgttcttcatctaaccaatcaataattatagaatacagtcatataaaaatcatgaggtcttttttaaggttgtaatggggccaaggtaaaggtaagggtatacgtataaggctaagtgagctagtaagtgaatccttgactagtctaagatctcacctaacatacatattttgtaattcaaagttcCTTATCCTATTTGCCCAgattttctcacttttgtattgcaagctcatgcattaacttaaattttatcccatgtgcattgattctttttattttgcaattggtgaatgtttgtatccccttatttaaatactgaaaataaacttttttttatgcaattatgcagttatGCATTATgtaatgctaatgcaaatgcttacGAATactatccaggttcaatgaaaataaaacaatataaaataaacaaaacaaaataaaatggaaacaggaacgatcataccatggtgggttgtctcccacctagcacttttagttaaagtccttaagttggacattggatgagcttcttgttatggcggcttatgcttaaattcatctaaaaatctccaccaatgtttggaatgccaacagcctccgggatcccaaactaggcatgtaaagcttttgagcagcttcaaacaggtcctcaggctcccagggtgaagaatgtcagaatagattctaggatcccaaactttgctgttaaatccgccttcgtcttgatctatatttttccatccaggcagtttagaaattagattctcaccaagatgaccaaatgttttccgagatccattcgattgaacatgagaccaatccgtgcacttcgagttgaagcgtggaaccttattgaatcttgtgcaccagctctgagtacgagccatttccctcttactcttaaagccgcagagagctctaagctggccatctgtttcaagcaaaccatattcaagtggaaaaataaagttaatggttaaggattgtacccacctaaagcttgtattgggtggtaatggccttgggataggtgtttccaatggttctgtaagttctactcccttgtaatcttctgtgaatttctccacttccttgcaaaattcttcaaatgcaacatCGTCCTGATCgaagtcttctatgtctttcttatcactcaagtcataagctggaggtttagagaaatctacctccacatcatcttcatattcacttggggaagattcttcaatatcggagaattcacttgcggatgcaagttcattactaggagaacttgacttgagattatcattatcaaggaaactggCGTCTTGGGtcattccgtctagttcttcataaaatacctgcCTTGGggtttgtgcactatcctccttagcatcaattgtaacgtccttgacggaattcTTCGCTACTCTGGGTTCCCAtgaaggttcagcatctcctaaatcttcaatcagtacttcttcttcttgggtaatttgagcttcctccaattgttccagaataaagttatgctcattactgccctctggggtttctagtgtctccttcatactacgttcgtcattagattctccacataaagctattggagttccttgagggTTTAAATGTCTGGAAGATAATTaatgtattgcttgctccagctgatgaagggttgtatgaagttgatctactgtttctttgaggcgagcctgtgattctcgaggtgatggatttggacatggtacTTGGGtaggtggtggtgtttgggagtaattggattggaattggggtagatAAGGAtcgtatggtggtgaatggtgaaaaggagcttgtgagtgtagtggtccaaagttatgttgagaggatggtctataggcacagggtgggaCTTGTTAGTAGTTACAAGGCTGTCTaccatatctattagcttggtTTGCGTTGtataatggtctttgtccatgatatcttagaaggtgttgttgcctaaagggttgatcaaatcctctcggctctatccatctttgattgcttagaccttgatgcatattcctgttatagctttcactccttccaacaatattagaaccaaactcaaagagagaggggtgagaattcatagtggctaaaaaaataaaaagagaaaaacaaaaacgattaaacaaataaaagaaaaatatttacagtaatcaataataaggcacacgattgcagttccccggcaacggtgccattttgacgattggatttctgctagtaaagaaattcacaaatataatcgcgttgtaagtatagtttctaatctaacaaaaatcctttcgtacaaaagttttggttgtaacaagtacaaacccctaaataaattgataaccgaagtatttaaacctcgggtcgtcttttcaaggaactgcagggaagtatgttcttattattggttatgagttttgtaaattggggttttgaaagtaaggaacaagtaatttaaatgacaaataaaataaataaataactgtaaaataaactcttggtaaggtatgagagtttggaagccctatcctagttatccttatcaatggtgatgagaattgagttttaatcccacttagttagcctttactaaagtaaaagaaggtcaagtgactaattagtttgatcttcaggtcctagtcaattcctgatgagtggataatttatacgattttttggcattgtttttagtatatttttagtatattttaattagtttttattatttttttattagtttttatttaaaattcacttttctggactttaatatgagtttgtgtgtttttctgtgatttcaggtattttctggctgaaattgagggacctgagcaaaaatgaATGGTCGTCGCCGCCTCTGCGTCCGTCACCGTCAAGGCTGGTCGCGggtagaaaaaggagaagagatcTCCGTTGCCGCCGAGCCAAACGCAGGAGAGAGAAGGAGCCCGCGGGAGAGGAGCTTGTTGCTACCGCTGCCATGGCTTCCTTGCCGTCGCCGTGGTTAGGTAGTCACCAGAGGGAGCCGTCGTTGTCAGCGCCGCCATCGGGGTTACCGCCGCTTCTGCCGCCGGAGAACACCTCTGCCGCCACCGAGATCTACCGCCGGTAAGGTTTTAAGTTGGTTTTTGTTTCCTTTGAACTTCCGGGAGCTCAGTCATCGTTGTATGTTTGTTTCAGTCGCCGTTGCCAGAGTTCTGGTCGCCGCTGCCGTTCGAGGTGGCTGCCGGAGCTGCCGCCAAACCGGTTCAGCGACCGCCGCTGTTTCATTTTCTTAGTTCGGTAAGTATTTATGTTCCGGAAACCCGTGTTAATATTCtgttatgtttggttataaactctgaGGTTCTGGTAACGTAGGGTCGTGTTTTGAGCGGTGCATGTCGCCTTTAAGTTGCTGTGAGTGCTGCGAAAGTGATCAGGGACTGAGTTTGCGGTTGCTGTTGATTTCGGGTTAAGAGAAACGGTTTTGTTGGCGCGTTTTGAGTTATGGTTTCGACGagtcgaggtaggggtttttcttaaattctattttatattacagagttgttataaatagatattgacgCAGGAAGATATACTtttgtgattatatttgtcttgtgaATGTGATGGTTTGTTAGACTGATTTATTGgttgcttgattgcttgagtgaagtacggttgttgataagaaataggtttgaaaagttatttacttaattattatgaaatattttaaaaaaggtTTAAGTATTATATGATTTAAAACTACCTCATTTATCAAAGGaagagttatgttttggattgagaattgttagtgaacgaaatggaaagaaggatgattgaGAATTTTCtctgaaatatggtttttgaatgaagtTGGAAATGAGGTTTGgaatgatgaatgattatgatgttaagAATTttgagatatgatctttgaattatttatatggcttatgaatttgaaatatctgagatacgaggttccctggattaagtgccgtggcttgccaccacgtgtaccaggttgaaaactcgatactctgttgaccctacgatgtaagtgtatgaccgggcactatataaattcccgggaatgttacccccattgagtaatattgattatttgagaaaaagctatgcatagactcttggggatgcacgtcgggggacagtctaagtacaattcaaacttgtcgggttggctggataaccgacagatgagcctcatcagccataggataggcatgcatcatatgcatttgtatgctttgcttgggtttgaacttgttttggtttgcctaattgctaaactgttcttaactgctacttgaactatttgctgtaactgctacctacttgtgttttccttgtctgttttgcctgtgattgtcctggcgtgctacatttgagaatggacTTTGGTGctaaattaatgattgtgttgtttgattgcgaggttggtttctgattgagatttttcaTATAAGAAAGCAAAGGTTTCGGATTTTTGATAGATTAAacgtttctttgaaaaggttttgaacgattacctactggtttttaaaagattcataaggcaatgataatcactgagtttgaaaacagttttttttattaaatatcttcttatgacaactttgaaaatcagtggtgagaccgtgtggttaggttctcacccccctacagctttaccttttcaggaaccggaagAAGCGTTATGAAGAGTTACACTACGTTTGgcttatatgttgttgtattcaTTAGATTATTTTTCTTCCCTCGtttttgttattacaagtttgtaagagggataggaattgtatgttttatatgtataatataaagttattatgtaaggagtcttgtatatgaatctatgcctgcttgtttaTTTTAGATGAAGTATGTATTTCCGATTTATAAAGTGATCAGCGATACaatgtcgagtcacaggctcctattttattatttagtatgtaaagtagtcgtaatacttcttgctatcagagtggcgcagccggaagcgtgactactgatagtgagggtgttacattatggtatcagagcggtctttcctgtagagcctgagaaatggaccgattatgcttcaattgcatactctgagtgtctgtcatgttaTAGGTCTTGTCCGAATGACGAGAATCAGAGTTTTATGCACATGACTGTCTTTTGATTAACACTGTTAGCTTACTATTGCATATATGTTGATATTAAGTCTGGCCAGCTTAATGTTGATGGTTTATGTGTACGGTAAAGTTAATGGGTTATCATGGACAAAGTGGAATTAATAAGCGTTGCGGTTCACGGGTTCTGGGAACgttagaaattaatttttgaagttAGTTCCATTTTGACGTATAATTTTGTTCGTGTCGCGTAGCTTAATACACCGCTTTCTCTTTTATTGGTTATGTTGGAATTCCTTGTTCTAGATTTTTCCTTTTAGAATATGATTCGACTCTGTTCCTAGCGACACTTATTCATTCCTTTCTTCTTTATCAAAATTTGTATTCCTTTGAGTAAACTTCAAACTTATTTTGGTGCAACATACCACTTTTTATAATCTCGTTCTAAGATTTTTGTTTTGGATTTCattggaaaaaaaaatttcaattcagTTCTTTTGTTGGATTCTATTTGTAGCCTtactttaaatttcaataaaatcATTTTGGAACTTCGCATATATTCACTATATGAAGCTTTAAAACTTTCTTATGCAAACGAAACTTACTTGTTTGTAATATACCAAGTATTCTTTTATTGACTAATTTACCTCGGACCTTCTCTTctgaataaaatttaaatttttatgcaTATTCTTGTTTGATTATGATCTTTTAAGATTTTTCAACATTTTTAGttcaattaatttttattatttcaagttTTACACAAATAATCTAATTTAACTTGAATTCGATTTAACATAACTCAATATTTACGCTTCTATTACCTCACTTGAAGGATATttatttcatatcttttctttttaaaatgaGAAATCATACTTTCTTAAATTTTTCCATGCTTTTGAGTTTTGCAAATGATGTCATTAGTTCAGTCATTCCTTTCTTGTGAACTTAGTGTTCCTTTGTTCTGGCTTGAACTTATTTCAATTTAAATCATCACtacttttcttatttcttatggAGTTCCTGGATTCAAATTTCCTATTTAGATGCAAAAAGATTTTCTTTCCAGAACATTTTCTCGTGCTTGGAAATCGTTATTTAGTTGCAATCTTACGCATCCTCTTGAATTTATACGAATTTTATCCTCGTCAGCATAATCTTTAATCATTTATTTTCTATGAAATCTCATATTTTTTCGACTCAGCTTGGATATGTTAAAAACTAATACGCagattttcttcttattggtcctattgaatttcttttgatccaagggttatcctTGAAATTATCAATTGATTcctttctagcaaacttcattgcttgagcatcCTTGTTTACCTGCAATTGCATTTATTCTTTCAAATTCTCGCGAACGCGGCCCTTgtcacttttctttctttttcatggtttATTATCGTTCTGAATATTCTCGATATTAGTTTTGGTATCTTGTGTAACTGTTAGACTTAGTAAACGACACATTAGTCCTTTAGG carries:
- the LOC110272188 gene encoding uncharacterized protein LOC110272188, whose protein sequence is MASLPSPWLGSHQREPSLSAPPSGLPPLLPPENTSAATEIYRRRRCQSSGRRCRSRWLPELPPNRFSDRRCFIFLVRLRETVLLARFELWFRRVELYLFRNRKKRYEELHYVWLICCCIH